From the genome of Phyllostomus discolor isolate MPI-MPIP mPhyDis1 chromosome 12, mPhyDis1.pri.v3, whole genome shotgun sequence, one region includes:
- the AP3B2 gene encoding AP-3 complex subunit beta-2 isoform X2, with protein sequence MSAAPAYSEDKGGSAGPGEPEYGHDPASGGIFSSDYKRHDDLKEMLDTNKDSLKLEAMKRIVAMIARGKNASDLFPAVVKNVACKNIEVKKLVYVYLVRYAEEQQDLALLSISTFQRGLKDPNQLIRASALRVLSSIRVPIIVPIMMLAIKEAASDMSPYVRKTAAHAIPKLYSLDPDQKDQLIEVIEKLLADKTTLVAGSVVMAFEEVCPERIDLIHKNYRKLCNLLIDVEEWGQVVIISMLTRYARTQFLSPTQNESLLEENPEKAFYGSEEDEAKGPGSEEAAASALPARKPYVMDPDHRLLLRNTKPLLQSRSAAVVMAVAQLYFHLAPKAEVGVIAKALVRLLRSHSEVQYVVLQNVATMSIKRRGMFEPYLKSFYIRSTDPTQIKVLKLEVLTNLANETNIPTVLREFQTYIRSMDKDFVAATIQAIGRCATSIGRVRDTCLNGLVQLLSNRDELVVAESVVVIKKLLQMQPAQHGEIIKHLAKLTDNIQVPMARASILWLIGEYCEHVPKIAPDVLRKMAKSFTAEEDIVKLQVINLAAKLYLTNSKQTKLLTQYVLSLAKYDQNYDIRDRARFTRQLIVPSEQGGALSRHAKKLFLAPKPAPVLESSFKDRDHFQLGSLSHLLNAKATGYQELPDWPEEAPDPSVRNVEVPEWTKCSNREKRKEKEKPFYSDSEGESGPTESADSDPESESESDSKSSSESGSGESSSESEEEDQEEDEEKGRSSESEQSEEEGEKSKTKKRKKAQTKGQGEGSSSEEGSGSSSGSSESEGSSETEEEQAEPASWRKKTPPSSRSAPAAQEVSLLDLEDFAPPSVQPVSPPAAVSTSLAADLEGLTLTDSPLVPSLLSPASSVGRQELLHRVAGEGLAVDYAFSRQPFPGDPHMVSLLIHFSNSSETPVKGLHVGTPKLPAGISIQEFPEIESLAPGESATAVMGINFCDSTQAANFQLCTQTRQFYVSIQPPVGELMAPVFMSENEFKKEQGKLTGMNEITEKLTLPDACRSDHAVVQKVTATANLGRVPCGTSDEYRFAGRTLTSGSLVLLTLVARPPGPAQLTVNSEKMVIGTMLVKDVVQALTQ encoded by the exons GCACGACGACCTGAAGGAGATGCTGGACACCAACAAAGATTCCCTCAAGCTGGAGGCCATGAAGAGGATCGTGGCG ATGATTGCCCGAGGAAAGAACGCCTCGGACCTGTTCCCCGCCGTGGTGAAGAACGTGGCCTGTAAGAACATAGAG GTGAAGAAGCTGGTCTACGTGTACCTGGTGCGTTACGCCGAGGAGCAGCAGGACCTGGCCCTGCTGTCCATCTCCACCTTCCAGCGCGGCCTGAAG GACCCCAACCAGCTGATTCGCGCCAGCGCCCTCCGCGTCCTCTCCAGCATCCGCGTGCCCATCATCGTGCCCATCATGATGCTGGCCATCAAGGAAGCCGCCTCGGACATGTCGCCCTACGTGCGGAAGACGGCCGCGCACGCCATCCCCAAACTCTACAG TTTGGATCCTGACCAGAAGGACCAGCTCATAGAGGTCATTGAGAAGCTTCTGGCCGACAAGACCACG CTGGTGGCGGGCAGCGTGGTGATGGCCTTCGAGGAGGTGTGCCCGGAGCGCATCGACCTGATCCACAAGAACTACCGGAAGCTCTGCAACCTGCTCATCGACGTGGAGGAGTGGGGCCAGGTGGTCATCATCAGCATGCTCACCCGCTACGCCCGCACCCAGTTCCTGAGCCCCACCCAGAAT GAGTCCCTGCTGGAGGAGAACCCGGAGAAAGCCTTCTACGGCTCCGAGGAGGACGAGGCCAAGGGCCCGGGGTCGGAGGAGGCGGCCGCCTCGGCGCTGCCGGCCAGGAAGCCCTACGTCATGGACCCCGACCACCGGCTGCTGCTGCGCAACACGAAGCCGCTGCTGCAGAGCCGCAGCGCCGCGGTGGTCATGGCGGTGGCGCAGCTGTACTTCCACCTGGCGCCCAAGGCCGAGGTGGGCGTCATCGCCAAGGCGCTGGTGCGCCTGCTGCGCAGCCACAG TGAGGTGCAGTACGTGGTGCTCCAGAACGTGGCCACCATGTCCATCAAGCGCCGG GGCATGTTCGAGCCCTACCTGAAGAGCTTCTACATCAGGTCCACGGACCCCACCCAGATCAAGGTCCTGAAG CTGGAGGTGTTGACCAACCTGGCCAATGAGACCAACATCCCCACGGTCCTGCGGGAATTCCAG ACCTACATCCGCAGCATGGACAAGGACTTCGTGGCCGCCACGATCCAGGCCATCGGACGCTGCGCCACCAGCATAGGCCGAGTCCGAGACACCTGCCTCAACGGCCTGGTGCAGCTGCTGTCCAACCGCGACG AGCTGGTGGTGGCAGAGTCGGTGGTGGTCATCAAGAAGCTGCTGCAGATGCAGCCGGCGCAGCACGGGGAGATCATCAAGCACCTGGCGAAGCTCACGGACAACATCCAG GTGCCCATGGCCCGCGCCAGCATCCTGTGGCTCATCGGGGAGTACTGCGAGCACGTGCCCAAGATCGCGCCCGACGTCCTGAGGAAGATGGCCAAGTCCTTCACCGCTGAGGAGGACATCGTCAAGCTGCAGGTCATCAACCTGGCGGCCAAGCTCTACCTGACCAACTCCAAGCAG ACCAAGCTGCTGACCCAGTACGTGCTGAGCCTGGCCAAGTACGACCAGAACTACGACATCCGCGACCGCGCACGCTTCACCCGGCAGCTCATCGTCCCCTCGGAGCAGGGCGGGGCCCTCAGCCGCCACGCCAAGAAGCTCTTCCTGGCGCCCAAGCCAGCCCCCGTCCTGGAGTCGTCCTTCAaag ACCGGGACCACTTCCAGCTGGGCTCGCTGTCCCACCTGCTCAATGCCAAGGCCACGGGCTACCAGGAGCTCCCGGACTGGCCGGAGGAAGCCCCGGACCCATCCGTGCGCAACGTGGAG GTGCCTGAGTGGACCAAGTGCTCCAAccgggagaagaggaaggagaaggagaagcccTTCTACTCGGACTCTGAGGGGGAGTCGGGCCCCACGGAGTCCGCAGACAGTG ACCCCGAGTCCGAGAGCGAATCGGACAGCAAGAGCAGCAGCGAGAGCGGCTCCGGGGAGTCCAGCAGCGAGTCTGAGGAGGAAGACCAGGAAGAGGacgaggagaaggggaggagcagtGAGAG TGAGCAGAgcgaggaggaaggggagaagagcaagacgaagaagaggaagaaggcgCAGACGAAGGGACAGGGGGAGGGCTCGTCCTCGGAGGAGGGCAGCGGCTCCAGCAGCGGCTCCTCGGAGTCTGAGGGGTCGTCGGAGACGGAGGAGGAGCAGGCGGAACCTGCGTCCTGGCGGAAGAAGACG ccccccagcagcaGAAGCGCCCCTGCAGCCCAGGAGGTCTCCCTGCTGGACCTGGAGGACT TCGCCCCGCCGAGCGTCCAGCCCGTGTCTCCGCCCGCGGCCGTGTCCACCAGCCTGGCTGCGGACCTGGAGGGCCTGACCCTCACAGACTCGCCGCTGGTGCCCTCG CTGCTGAGCCCGGCGTCCAGCGTGGGGAGGCAGGAGCTCCTGCACCGCGTGGCGGGCGAGGGGCTGGCCGTGGACTACGCCTTCAGCCGCCAGCCCTTCCCCGGGGACCCCCACATGGTGTCTCTGCTCATCCACTTCTCCAACAGCTCTGAGACGCCCGTCAAGGGCCTGCACGTGGGCACCCCCAAACTGCCGGCTGGCATCAGCATCCAGGAATTTCCTGAAATTG AGTCCCTGGCCCCCGGGGAGTCTGCCACTGCCGTCATGGGCATTAATTTCTGCGACTCAACCCAGGCGGCCAACTTCCAGCTGTG cacCCAAACCCGACAGTTCTACGTCTCCATCCAGCCGCCTGTCGGGGAGCTGATGGCCCCCGTGTTCATGAGTGAGAATGAGTTCAAGAAGGAGCAGG GAAAGCTGACGGGCATGAACGAGATCACAGAGAAGCTCACGCTGCCGGACGCCTGCCGCAGTGACCACGCTGTGGTGCAGAAAGTGACCGCCACTGCCAACCTGGGCCGCGTCCCTTGCGGGACGTCTGACGAGTACAG gttcGCAGGGAGGACGCTGACCAGCGGGAGCCTGGTCCTGCTGACCCTGGTCGCGAGGCCCCCGGGACCGGCCCAGCTGACCGTCAACAGCGAGAAGATGGTGATCGGCACCATGCTGGTGAAGGACGTGGTGCAGGCTCTCACCCAGTGA
- the AP3B2 gene encoding AP-3 complex subunit beta-2 isoform X1, producing the protein MQRFLQLPGVVAKQGVRGACGVDPEAASPVLAPEGGPPPWYQALQPEELRWLQAPEEGAAPEAPLEEPCPEPGQGQSPSQPLRHDDLKEMLDTNKDSLKLEAMKRIVAMIARGKNASDLFPAVVKNVACKNIEVKKLVYVYLVRYAEEQQDLALLSISTFQRGLKDPNQLIRASALRVLSSIRVPIIVPIMMLAIKEAASDMSPYVRKTAAHAIPKLYSLDPDQKDQLIEVIEKLLADKTTLVAGSVVMAFEEVCPERIDLIHKNYRKLCNLLIDVEEWGQVVIISMLTRYARTQFLSPTQNESLLEENPEKAFYGSEEDEAKGPGSEEAAASALPARKPYVMDPDHRLLLRNTKPLLQSRSAAVVMAVAQLYFHLAPKAEVGVIAKALVRLLRSHSEVQYVVLQNVATMSIKRRGMFEPYLKSFYIRSTDPTQIKVLKLEVLTNLANETNIPTVLREFQTYIRSMDKDFVAATIQAIGRCATSIGRVRDTCLNGLVQLLSNRDELVVAESVVVIKKLLQMQPAQHGEIIKHLAKLTDNIQVPMARASILWLIGEYCEHVPKIAPDVLRKMAKSFTAEEDIVKLQVINLAAKLYLTNSKQTKLLTQYVLSLAKYDQNYDIRDRARFTRQLIVPSEQGGALSRHAKKLFLAPKPAPVLESSFKDRDHFQLGSLSHLLNAKATGYQELPDWPEEAPDPSVRNVEVPEWTKCSNREKRKEKEKPFYSDSEGESGPTESADSDPESESESDSKSSSESGSGESSSESEEEDQEEDEEKGRSSESEQSEEEGEKSKTKKRKKAQTKGQGEGSSSEEGSGSSSGSSESEGSSETEEEQAEPASWRKKTPPSSRSAPAAQEVSLLDLEDFAPPSVQPVSPPAAVSTSLAADLEGLTLTDSPLVPSLLSPASSVGRQELLHRVAGEGLAVDYAFSRQPFPGDPHMVSLLIHFSNSSETPVKGLHVGTPKLPAGISIQEFPEIESLAPGESATAVMGINFCDSTQAANFQLCTQTRQFYVSIQPPVGELMAPVFMSENEFKKEQGKLTGMNEITEKLTLPDACRSDHAVVQKVTATANLGRVPCGTSDEYRFAGRTLTSGSLVLLTLVARPPGPAQLTVNSEKMVIGTMLVKDVVQALTQ; encoded by the exons ATGCAGCGCTTCCTGCAGCTCCCGGGGGTGGTGGCGAAACAAGGGGTGCGAGGCGCCTGCGGGGTGGACCCCGAGGCCGCCAGCCCCGTGCTGGCCCCTGAAGGCGGGCCCCCACCCTGGTACCAGGCCCTGCAGCCCGAGGAGCTGCGCTGGCTGCAGGCCCCCGAGGAAGGCGCGGCCCCCGAGGCGCCCCTGGAAGAACCCTGCCCAGAGCCCGGCCAAGGCCAGAGTCCCAGCCAGCCACTGCG GCACGACGACCTGAAGGAGATGCTGGACACCAACAAAGATTCCCTCAAGCTGGAGGCCATGAAGAGGATCGTGGCG ATGATTGCCCGAGGAAAGAACGCCTCGGACCTGTTCCCCGCCGTGGTGAAGAACGTGGCCTGTAAGAACATAGAG GTGAAGAAGCTGGTCTACGTGTACCTGGTGCGTTACGCCGAGGAGCAGCAGGACCTGGCCCTGCTGTCCATCTCCACCTTCCAGCGCGGCCTGAAG GACCCCAACCAGCTGATTCGCGCCAGCGCCCTCCGCGTCCTCTCCAGCATCCGCGTGCCCATCATCGTGCCCATCATGATGCTGGCCATCAAGGAAGCCGCCTCGGACATGTCGCCCTACGTGCGGAAGACGGCCGCGCACGCCATCCCCAAACTCTACAG TTTGGATCCTGACCAGAAGGACCAGCTCATAGAGGTCATTGAGAAGCTTCTGGCCGACAAGACCACG CTGGTGGCGGGCAGCGTGGTGATGGCCTTCGAGGAGGTGTGCCCGGAGCGCATCGACCTGATCCACAAGAACTACCGGAAGCTCTGCAACCTGCTCATCGACGTGGAGGAGTGGGGCCAGGTGGTCATCATCAGCATGCTCACCCGCTACGCCCGCACCCAGTTCCTGAGCCCCACCCAGAAT GAGTCCCTGCTGGAGGAGAACCCGGAGAAAGCCTTCTACGGCTCCGAGGAGGACGAGGCCAAGGGCCCGGGGTCGGAGGAGGCGGCCGCCTCGGCGCTGCCGGCCAGGAAGCCCTACGTCATGGACCCCGACCACCGGCTGCTGCTGCGCAACACGAAGCCGCTGCTGCAGAGCCGCAGCGCCGCGGTGGTCATGGCGGTGGCGCAGCTGTACTTCCACCTGGCGCCCAAGGCCGAGGTGGGCGTCATCGCCAAGGCGCTGGTGCGCCTGCTGCGCAGCCACAG TGAGGTGCAGTACGTGGTGCTCCAGAACGTGGCCACCATGTCCATCAAGCGCCGG GGCATGTTCGAGCCCTACCTGAAGAGCTTCTACATCAGGTCCACGGACCCCACCCAGATCAAGGTCCTGAAG CTGGAGGTGTTGACCAACCTGGCCAATGAGACCAACATCCCCACGGTCCTGCGGGAATTCCAG ACCTACATCCGCAGCATGGACAAGGACTTCGTGGCCGCCACGATCCAGGCCATCGGACGCTGCGCCACCAGCATAGGCCGAGTCCGAGACACCTGCCTCAACGGCCTGGTGCAGCTGCTGTCCAACCGCGACG AGCTGGTGGTGGCAGAGTCGGTGGTGGTCATCAAGAAGCTGCTGCAGATGCAGCCGGCGCAGCACGGGGAGATCATCAAGCACCTGGCGAAGCTCACGGACAACATCCAG GTGCCCATGGCCCGCGCCAGCATCCTGTGGCTCATCGGGGAGTACTGCGAGCACGTGCCCAAGATCGCGCCCGACGTCCTGAGGAAGATGGCCAAGTCCTTCACCGCTGAGGAGGACATCGTCAAGCTGCAGGTCATCAACCTGGCGGCCAAGCTCTACCTGACCAACTCCAAGCAG ACCAAGCTGCTGACCCAGTACGTGCTGAGCCTGGCCAAGTACGACCAGAACTACGACATCCGCGACCGCGCACGCTTCACCCGGCAGCTCATCGTCCCCTCGGAGCAGGGCGGGGCCCTCAGCCGCCACGCCAAGAAGCTCTTCCTGGCGCCCAAGCCAGCCCCCGTCCTGGAGTCGTCCTTCAaag ACCGGGACCACTTCCAGCTGGGCTCGCTGTCCCACCTGCTCAATGCCAAGGCCACGGGCTACCAGGAGCTCCCGGACTGGCCGGAGGAAGCCCCGGACCCATCCGTGCGCAACGTGGAG GTGCCTGAGTGGACCAAGTGCTCCAAccgggagaagaggaaggagaaggagaagcccTTCTACTCGGACTCTGAGGGGGAGTCGGGCCCCACGGAGTCCGCAGACAGTG ACCCCGAGTCCGAGAGCGAATCGGACAGCAAGAGCAGCAGCGAGAGCGGCTCCGGGGAGTCCAGCAGCGAGTCTGAGGAGGAAGACCAGGAAGAGGacgaggagaaggggaggagcagtGAGAG TGAGCAGAgcgaggaggaaggggagaagagcaagacgaagaagaggaagaaggcgCAGACGAAGGGACAGGGGGAGGGCTCGTCCTCGGAGGAGGGCAGCGGCTCCAGCAGCGGCTCCTCGGAGTCTGAGGGGTCGTCGGAGACGGAGGAGGAGCAGGCGGAACCTGCGTCCTGGCGGAAGAAGACG ccccccagcagcaGAAGCGCCCCTGCAGCCCAGGAGGTCTCCCTGCTGGACCTGGAGGACT TCGCCCCGCCGAGCGTCCAGCCCGTGTCTCCGCCCGCGGCCGTGTCCACCAGCCTGGCTGCGGACCTGGAGGGCCTGACCCTCACAGACTCGCCGCTGGTGCCCTCG CTGCTGAGCCCGGCGTCCAGCGTGGGGAGGCAGGAGCTCCTGCACCGCGTGGCGGGCGAGGGGCTGGCCGTGGACTACGCCTTCAGCCGCCAGCCCTTCCCCGGGGACCCCCACATGGTGTCTCTGCTCATCCACTTCTCCAACAGCTCTGAGACGCCCGTCAAGGGCCTGCACGTGGGCACCCCCAAACTGCCGGCTGGCATCAGCATCCAGGAATTTCCTGAAATTG AGTCCCTGGCCCCCGGGGAGTCTGCCACTGCCGTCATGGGCATTAATTTCTGCGACTCAACCCAGGCGGCCAACTTCCAGCTGTG cacCCAAACCCGACAGTTCTACGTCTCCATCCAGCCGCCTGTCGGGGAGCTGATGGCCCCCGTGTTCATGAGTGAGAATGAGTTCAAGAAGGAGCAGG GAAAGCTGACGGGCATGAACGAGATCACAGAGAAGCTCACGCTGCCGGACGCCTGCCGCAGTGACCACGCTGTGGTGCAGAAAGTGACCGCCACTGCCAACCTGGGCCGCGTCCCTTGCGGGACGTCTGACGAGTACAG gttcGCAGGGAGGACGCTGACCAGCGGGAGCCTGGTCCTGCTGACCCTGGTCGCGAGGCCCCCGGGACCGGCCCAGCTGACCGTCAACAGCGAGAAGATGGTGATCGGCACCATGCTGGTGAAGGACGTGGTGCAGGCTCTCACCCAGTGA